Sequence from the Gallus gallus isolate bGalGal1 chromosome 12, bGalGal1.mat.broiler.GRCg7b, whole genome shotgun sequence genome:
CTTTTTTAAACATCTAATGCAGAAACGACATTCCATTCCCACAGCTCCCCCCCCTTTCTTCTTTATGCATGGTTGGTTTCTGCAATTCTTTTCTGTGGCACAGTTTTATAGacatcttcctcttctttcccttcttcattCCCCATCTCCTCTAATACCATCGTTTTATCCGAATATGGTGGTGGCTCCATTGGTGTTTGCTTCAGTAGTGCTGTCTCGATCAATTGCTGTCCCAGTCTCCTCAAACAGGGGATAACACAGCACCCGATGGCCATCAGGGCTCCTGCTACTACAATCAAAGAAGTAAATATGGATACAGTCATCCCTTTCCATTTACCAAACCAGGAATCCGACCATCCAGGGGTAGAAGTATTTATTCCTGACTTCTGTGCCAATTCATCGTCAAGGGTGGCAAGCCCTTGCAGTGCCTCAGTTATTGTTCCATCCAGAGCTGTGTTACTGGGGATGAGGGTGCAACAGCAGGTATACGCTGGGCAGGGATCCATTTCCCCCTCTGAGACAGATGGGACCCATCTGCAGCCACCAGGCCAGGTGCCAAGCAAACCACCCCATGGTccaaaaaaatccccaaattaTTGTGATTGCagcagcctctcagccatgtccTTCCTGGTGGAGGCAGTCTTGAGGTGTGGAGTCAACCGCCTCGCCCTACGAAACCTCATGGGTGGGCCTCCCACCGCAccctcactcacctctccctcaaGTTCCAGAGCCTCAAACCCATTACATGGGGGCACCTGTGGAACCGAGGTAGGTTGGGATGGGGGTTGCTGTGATTGCTGAGCTGGGACCTGTTtccactcctcctcttcccttaaATTGCATCCCTCTGCTCAAAGATGGCAGGGGAGGGGTCTAGCACCGTTTGGGGGGTATCACCCTGGTGTCTTTCTTGCAAGTTCCAAAGACAGCTAATCCGACAGTCCATCTCCTGCCCCTCATGCAGGCGGAATCCCTGCCGCCCTTCACCGGCACCGACAGACTCAGGCACTCGCTGCAGCCAGGGACTTCAACCGCCACGTTCTTAGGTGGGCACTCCACCTGAGCTGCTGCATTCTTTCTTGTCAGAGCTTTCTGCCTGGTGGAGACCACGGCTGGATTTGATATCTGGGAGGCAGCCGACAGGTGAACCGCTCTCCCGAGCTGACAGAGATGCTCCGCTCTCCTCACCGTCCCTGCGCACCAGCCTGCTCCCTTGCCGTTATTGCAGGTTATTGTCAAACATGGCTGTCGTGCACTTAGTTAGCTCTACTGCCTGTAACTATTGCAGGAGGACagcgtggttgggttggaagggaccccccagccccgcagccccacctGTGCCGTGGGCTGGCTGCTCAGTCCTGGACAAAAGTGACCTACTAATGACTATGGAAGGTCAGCTGGAATGTTGTCCCGTTCAGGACAAGCTGAGTGCTCTCTCAGCTGTTAAGTGTTTTGGCAGATTGAGGGAGGCTTCCTCGGGCATTGGCAATAATTACCTTTTGAATTTAATCCACTTTTTAATACCAGTAACATTTTGGTTTGGGCAAAATGCATCCTGTGCTTTAGTaacaggaatgaaagaaaacctcAGCAAATGGAGTCCTTTCAGGTAGCGATTTGCTGCCAGAAGGgcactctgttttcttcagtgcttcatTAACAGGAGGTTACAAAATACTTCCTTGAGAATACTGCAGGGACATCACAGAAACTGGGGAACTAAAGAAGCTCTTAGCTGAAACTATTCACCAGACAGCATGGAATTATCATTTTATGTCTGAAATTGAACCACGATTGACAGACAGTCCATTCCACAtcactctgtttttctcttttggacATAAGCAAAAAGCTTATTGGTTCAGAgcttgaaaacagaaagcttcACCCGTCTGTTTACGTCCTTCCGTGCTCCCTTCGGCACCGGGTTGTGGGAGAGCAGTCGCAGAGTGCTGCCGCTGTCCCGGCAGATCCCGGTGGCTGCGcgctctgcagcacacagaagcCTGCGTGCCACTGCTGACTTGGAGCTGTGTCAGACGCGCCACGGATGCTTTGTAATTTGAATGCTAAAACGGAGCTCTGCCCAAGTGTCTGCAGGCACGTGCCAGGAGGTAGAGAAACAGCAAGCAAACCAACCCGGCCTTTGAAGCAGCGTCAGGGGGCTTCGTAAATACTGCCACAGGCGGAAGCTGACTTCTCTGTTTTACTCCGTGTTTGGCTTTCTGTGAAATCAGATGCTGGAGTGCtctgcctttcatttttcttggatAATGTGGGGGAAGACTGTATCTGCGTATGTGCTGCCCTATATGAGTGTATAGCCTCTATACCCGTGCAGAGCTTCTATGGCCCAGCTCGTTCCCTCCTGCACTGGACACGAATCCAACCGATAGCTCCCTGCCTCTCGGGGCGCGGGGAGAGCCGGCGCGGAGCCGACGACCGCTCGGCCTTCGGCGTGCCCGGCAAACGCCGCAGGAGGGCGGAGAGCGCCCGGCGAGGAGAGGACGCGCCTTCCGCGCACGGCGAGGTACGGCCGTGTCTGTACGCGGCCCGGCGCCCGGAAGGTTCTCCTGGCGGCGAGGGGCGAGCCGGGAGAGGAGCCCGGGCAGCGGAGGAGCCGAGGGCTCTCCGTGCCGCGACGCGACGCGACGCGACGCGCGGTCCCGCTTCTCCTCCTCGTTCTCCCCCTCGACCCGGTGCCGACCGACTCCGCTCTCCGCGTTTCTTGCAGCTCCTCCTCCGCCGTCCCGCCGACTCCAGCGGCGATGCCCGCCCGCGCCTCCGCGGCCGAGGAAGAGCCGGGCCGAAGAGGAGAGC
This genomic interval carries:
- the LOC121106679 gene encoding laforin-like, with translation MRAVGGGSGQGARSRHVSPRAAAAGAGRAAAAARGGGRAASAGALLFGPALPRPRRRGRASPLESAGRRRRSCKKRGERSRSAPGRGGERGGEAGPRVASRRVAARRALGSSAARAPLPARPSPPGEPSGRRAAYRHGRTSPCAEGASSPRRALSALLRRLPGTPKAERSSAPRRLSPRPERQGAIGWIRVQCRRERAGP